A stretch of the Neptunomonas phycophila genome encodes the following:
- the ubiG gene encoding bifunctional 2-polyprenyl-6-hydroxyphenol methylase/3-demethylubiquinol 3-O-methyltransferase UbiG, with protein sequence MSHSASQANIDPEEIAKFEALASRWWDRDSEFKPLHDINPLRVGYIDRIADLAGKQVLDVGCGGGILSESMAHRGATVTGIDMGEAPLKVAKLHGLESGVKVSYQQITAEEMAAQNPQAFDVVTCMEMLEHVPDPSSIVRACAAMVKPGGYVFFSTINRNPKSYLFAILGAERILKLVPAGTHDHKKFIRPSELANWTRSASLNTLDITGMTYNVLTQQYRLDNNDVDVNYMIATQKLG encoded by the coding sequence ATGAGCCATTCAGCCTCGCAAGCCAACATAGATCCCGAAGAAATAGCTAAATTTGAAGCACTGGCCAGCCGCTGGTGGGACAGGGATAGCGAGTTTAAACCTCTGCACGATATCAATCCATTGCGCGTAGGCTACATTGATCGCATAGCGGATTTGGCTGGTAAGCAAGTATTAGATGTTGGCTGTGGCGGCGGAATCCTTTCGGAGTCGATGGCTCACCGTGGTGCAACCGTTACAGGCATTGATATGGGTGAGGCTCCTTTAAAAGTCGCCAAGCTGCACGGCCTTGAAAGCGGGGTTAAAGTGTCATACCAGCAAATCACAGCCGAAGAGATGGCGGCGCAGAACCCGCAAGCGTTTGACGTGGTAACCTGCATGGAAATGCTAGAGCACGTCCCCGATCCATCATCTATCGTTCGCGCTTGTGCCGCTATGGTTAAACCGGGTGGTTACGTGTTCTTTTCTACGATTAACAGAAACCCTAAAAGCTATCTATTTGCCATTCTTGGGGCCGAACGTATTTTAAAATTAGTACCTGCGGGCACACATGATCATAAAAAGTTTATCCGCCCGTCTGAGCTTGCTAATTGGACGCGCTCCGCTTCGCTGAACACGCTAGATATTACCGGCATGACTTATAACGTACTGACTCAGCAGTATCGCCTTGATAATAACGATGTAGATGTAAACTATATGATCGCCACGCAAAAGCTCGGCTAA
- a CDS encoding HAD family hydrolase produces MTTPTRAAVLFDLDGTLLDSALDFHAIVNTLLIEHNRSPVTYEFLKSEVSEGARAMLCHAFALPADNKLIEALLVELLARYETQVCDHAMMFPGMDELLLHLEAAGIPWGIVTNKPRRFSETILHKLALHSRCSVLVCPEDVTHTKPDPESLYLACKLTNTCATSSIYIGDHLRDIDAGNRANMFTIGALYGYIRANENTATWNADHYVTDVEQIWPVIREQTGLNLCT; encoded by the coding sequence ATGACCACGCCTACTCGCGCAGCCGTGTTGTTTGATTTAGATGGCACACTGCTTGATTCAGCTTTGGACTTTCATGCTATCGTCAATACGCTGTTGATTGAACACAACCGCTCACCTGTCACGTATGAGTTCTTAAAAAGTGAAGTTTCTGAAGGTGCGCGGGCTATGCTATGCCATGCTTTTGCACTGCCAGCAGATAATAAGCTGATTGAAGCACTTTTAGTTGAGCTGCTTGCCCGCTATGAAACACAGGTCTGTGATCATGCAATGATGTTTCCTGGCATGGACGAGCTACTACTGCACTTAGAAGCTGCGGGTATCCCTTGGGGCATAGTCACCAACAAACCTCGACGTTTTTCTGAAACCATTCTTCATAAACTCGCACTGCATTCTCGCTGCTCAGTGCTTGTTTGCCCTGAAGATGTAACACACACAAAACCCGACCCTGAGTCTCTGTATTTAGCATGCAAGCTCACAAATACCTGCGCGACAAGTAGCATTTATATTGGCGACCATTTACGGGATATCGATGCAGGAAATCGCGCCAACATGTTCACTATTGGTGCTTTATACGGCTATATTAGAGCTAACGAAAACACAGCGACATGGAATGCTGATCATTACGTCACGGATGTAGAGCAAATTTGGCCGGTTATACGAGAGCAAACGGGTCTCAATCTCTGCACATAA
- the gyrA gene encoding DNA gyrase subunit A, giving the protein MGDLAKEILPVNIEDEMKQSYLDYAMSVIVGRALPDVRDGLKPVHRRVLFAMNELSNDWNKPYKKSARVVGDVIGKYHPHGDSAVYDTIVRMAQDFSMRYTLVDGQGNFGSVDGDSAAAMRYTEIRMKKISHDLLADLEKETVDFVPNYDGTELIPDVLPTRVPNLLVNGSSGIAVGMATNIPPHNLREVVAGCLAMIENPDIDVDGLMEHIPGPDFPTGAIINGRAGILLAYRTGRGRIYIRSKYHVEEDSRGKASIVVTEIPYQLNKARLIEKIAELVKEKKLEGITELRDESDKDGMRIVIELRRGEMPDVIANNLFAQTQMEGVFGINIVALVDGQPKILNLRELIENFIRHRREVVTRRTVFELRKARERGHVLEGLAIALANIDEIIELIRQSPTPAEAKEGLVARAWDLGTVSTMLEQAGDDACRPDDLEPQYGVHDSKYYLSPVQAQAILDLRLHRLTGLEHEKLIGEYKELLVKIAELLEILGSYTRLMEVIREELEAVTEEYGDERKTEIIASRQDLTVADLITEEDMVVTISHGGYAKTQPLTDYQSQRRGGKGRSVTAVKDEDFVEHLLIASTHDTILCFTNMGKVYWLKVYEIPQASRTARGRPIVNILPLVEGERISTILPVNEYSEDRFVFMATASGIVKKTSLVNFSRPRSSGLIAVDLLDDDALIGAAITEGEDDIMLVTNAGKVARFHESDVRPMGRTARGVKGVKMKDDAVVISLIIPKAGGNVLTASARGYGKQTPVEDFPCKGRGNQGVIGMQCTERNGYLAGAVQVFEGDDVMLISDQGTMVRTRTSEISVLGRNTQGVTLIKVASDENLVSLARIEEPEEPEETAEVDADAATAESPEEGGAQVADAEAGDDAETAGDDE; this is encoded by the coding sequence ATGGGTGATTTAGCCAAAGAAATTTTGCCAGTAAATATCGAAGATGAGATGAAACAATCTTATCTCGATTATGCTATGAGTGTTATCGTCGGCCGTGCATTGCCAGACGTACGTGACGGGTTAAAGCCTGTTCACCGTCGTGTGCTATTTGCAATGAACGAGCTGAGCAACGATTGGAACAAACCGTACAAAAAATCGGCACGTGTTGTTGGTGATGTAATCGGTAAATACCACCCGCATGGTGATAGTGCGGTTTACGATACAATCGTTCGTATGGCGCAGGATTTCTCAATGCGTTATACGCTTGTGGATGGTCAAGGGAACTTCGGTTCCGTTGATGGTGATTCCGCCGCCGCTATGCGTTACACCGAAATTCGCATGAAAAAGATCTCGCATGACTTATTAGCGGATCTAGAGAAAGAAACCGTCGATTTTGTGCCTAACTATGATGGCACCGAGTTGATCCCTGATGTCCTTCCCACGCGTGTACCTAACCTGTTGGTTAACGGTTCATCAGGTATCGCTGTGGGCATGGCAACGAATATCCCGCCACATAACTTGCGCGAAGTCGTTGCAGGTTGTTTGGCGATGATCGAAAACCCTGACATCGATGTTGATGGCTTGATGGAGCATATTCCAGGGCCAGATTTTCCAACAGGTGCGATCATCAATGGTCGTGCTGGTATTTTGTTGGCGTATCGTACAGGGCGCGGTCGTATTTACATTCGCTCCAAGTACCATGTTGAAGAAGACAGCCGTGGCAAAGCTTCTATTGTAGTCACCGAGATTCCATATCAACTTAACAAAGCGCGCTTAATCGAAAAGATTGCCGAGCTGGTTAAAGAGAAGAAGCTAGAAGGTATCACTGAGCTACGTGATGAGTCTGATAAAGACGGCATGCGTATTGTGATTGAGCTTCGTCGTGGCGAAATGCCGGATGTAATCGCCAACAATTTGTTTGCCCAAACGCAAATGGAAGGCGTATTTGGTATCAACATCGTTGCGTTAGTTGACGGTCAGCCTAAAATTCTTAACCTTCGTGAGTTGATCGAAAACTTTATTCGTCACCGTCGCGAAGTCGTTACCCGTCGTACTGTTTTCGAACTACGCAAAGCGCGTGAGCGTGGACACGTACTCGAAGGCTTAGCGATTGCGCTGGCCAATATCGACGAGATTATCGAGCTGATTCGCCAATCACCAACGCCTGCCGAAGCTAAAGAAGGCTTAGTTGCGCGTGCGTGGGATTTAGGCACAGTGAGCACGATGCTTGAACAGGCTGGTGATGATGCATGCCGCCCAGATGACCTAGAACCACAATATGGTGTGCACGATAGCAAATACTATTTGTCACCGGTTCAGGCTCAGGCCATCCTCGATTTGCGTTTGCATCGCCTGACGGGTTTAGAACATGAAAAACTGATCGGCGAATATAAAGAGTTATTAGTTAAAATTGCCGAGCTGCTTGAAATACTGGGTTCTTATACTCGATTGATGGAAGTGATTCGTGAAGAGTTAGAAGCGGTAACAGAAGAATATGGCGACGAGCGCAAGACCGAAATCATTGCCTCACGCCAAGATTTGACTGTTGCAGACTTAATTACCGAAGAAGACATGGTTGTTACTATCTCTCATGGTGGTTATGCGAAAACTCAGCCACTAACGGATTACCAATCACAACGTCGTGGCGGTAAAGGCCGTTCGGTAACCGCGGTTAAAGACGAAGATTTTGTCGAGCATCTATTAATAGCCAGTACTCATGACACCATCCTGTGCTTTACCAACATGGGTAAAGTGTATTGGCTGAAAGTCTACGAGATCCCTCAAGCTAGCCGTACTGCTCGTGGTCGTCCTATCGTTAACATTCTTCCGTTGGTAGAAGGTGAGCGCATCTCGACTATTTTGCCTGTTAATGAATACAGCGAAGACCGTTTTGTGTTCATGGCAACGGCGAGCGGTATCGTTAAGAAAACATCATTGGTTAATTTCTCTCGTCCACGTTCATCGGGTTTGATTGCGGTTGATCTGTTGGATGATGATGCCCTAATCGGCGCAGCGATTACCGAAGGTGAAGACGACATTATGCTGGTCACTAACGCCGGTAAAGTGGCGCGCTTCCATGAATCAGATGTGCGTCCGATGGGTCGAACGGCTCGTGGTGTTAAAGGTGTAAAAATGAAGGATGATGCAGTGGTCATCTCGCTGATCATTCCGAAAGCTGGCGGTAACGTATTAACGGCTTCGGCTCGTGGTTACGGTAAGCAAACACCGGTTGAAGATTTCCCTTGTAAAGGCCGTGGTAACCAGGGTGTTATCGGCATGCAGTGCACAGAACGTAACGGCTACCTTGCTGGTGCAGTTCAAGTGTTCGAAGGGGATGATGTCATGCTGATCAGTGATCAGGGCACCATGGTACGGACTCGCACTTCAGAAATTTCGGTGCTGGGTCGTAATACTCAAGGTGTTACTCTGATTAAGGTCGCCAGCGATGAAAACCTCGTTAGCCTTGCGCGTATCGAAGAACCAGAAGAGCCCGAAGAAACAGCAGAAGTCGATGCCGATGCAGCCACAGCAGAGTCACCTGAAGAAGGTGGCGCTCAGGTAGCTGATGCGGAAGCTGGTGATGATGCCGAAACCGCTGGTGATGATGAGTAA